One region of Trichosurus vulpecula isolate mTriVul1 chromosome 1, mTriVul1.pri, whole genome shotgun sequence genomic DNA includes:
- the DHPS gene encoding deoxyhypusine synthase, which produces MEGSPEEEGGEGPGPRPPPGAVDAVLRHSSALPAEAVQVRGYDFNRGLDYGALLRAFATTGFQATSFGRAVQQVNAMIEKKLEPLGEEEENHTDLNPSRRPVSGCTIFLGYTSNLISSGVRETIRYLVQHNMVDVLVTTAGGIEEDLIKCLAPTYLGEFSLKGKDLRQNGINRIGNLLVPNDNYCKFEDWLMPILDQMVLEQNTEGVKWTPSKMIARLGKEINNPESVYYWAQKNNIPVLSPALTDGSLGDMIFFHSYKNPGLVLDIVEDLRLINAQAIFAKCTGMIILGGGLVKHHIANANLMRNGADYAVYINTAQEFDGSDSGARPDEAVSWGKIRMDAKPVKVYADASLVFPLLVAETFAQKISSFTPEKNND; this is translated from the exons ATGGAGGGCTCCCCggaggaggagggtggggaggggcccGGGCCGCGACCGCCCCCGGGAGCTGTGGACGCCGTCCTCAGGCACAGCTCGGCGCTGCCCGCGGAAGCCGTCCAGGTCCGGGGTTACGACTTCAACCGCGGCCTGGACTATGGCGCTCTCCTGCGCGCCTTCGCCACCACCGGCTTCCAGGCCACCAGCTTCGGCCGCGCCGTGCAGCAGGTCAACGCCATG ATTGAGAAGAAGCTGGAGcctcttggggaggaggaggagaaccacaCAGATCTGAACCCAAGCCGTCGGCCAGTGAGCGGCTGCACCATCTTCTTGGGCTACACATCAAATCTCATCAGCTCTGGTGTCCGAGAGACCATTCGTTACCTGGTGCAACACAATATG GTGGATGTTCTGGTGACAACTGCAGGTGGTATAGAGGAAGATCTGATAAAATGCCTGGCACCCACATATCTGGGCGAATTTAGCCTGAAGGGGAAGGACCTGAGACAAAATGGCATCAATAG GATTGGAAACCTGCTTGTTCCCAATGACAATTACTGCAAGTTTGAGGACTGGTTGATGCCGATTCTGGACCAGATGGTTCTGGAGCAAAATACAGAG GGGGTGAAATGGACCCCATCAAAGATGATTGCACGATTGGGCAAAGAGATCAACAATCCGGAGTCTGTGTATTACTGGGCACAGAAG AACAACATCCCAGTGCTAAGCCCTGCTCTGACAGATGGGTCTCTTGGGGATATGATCTTCTTCCACTCATATAAGAACCCAGGGCTTGTACTGGACATTGTGGAAG ATTTACGACTCATCAACGCTCAGGCCATCTTTGCCAAGTGCACAGGCATGATCATCCTCGGGGGAGGCCTGGTGAAACACCACATTGCCAACGCTAACCTCATG AGGAATGGGGCCGATTATGCCGTCTACATCAACACGGCCCAGGAATTTGATGGCTCAGACTCTGGTGCGAGACCAGATGAAGCCGTGTCCTGGGGCAAGATCCGAATGGACGCAAAGCCAGTTAAG gTCTATGCTGATGCCTCTCTTGTCTTCCCTCTGCTTGTGGCAGAGACTTTTGCCCAGAAAATCAGCTCCTTCACTCCTGAGAAGAACAATGACTGA
- the WDR83 gene encoding WD repeat domain-containing protein 83: MAFPEPRPTKPELPRKSVRSLPCRQGAVRAVRFNVDGRYCLTCGSDKSLSLWSPLRGTLLRTYSGHGAEVLDAAGSFDNSRLCSGGSDRAVLFWDVASGQILRKFRGHAGKVNCVQFNEEATIIISGSIDSSVRCWDCRSRRPDPVQILDEAKDGISSIKLSDHEILAGSVDGRSRRYDLRMGELYADYVGSPITCVCFSKDGQCTLVSSLDSCLRLLDKDTGELLGEYTGHKNHEYKLDCCLSERDTHVVSASEDGNVYFWDLVEGTLALTLPVSHGVVQSLAFHPTEPCLLTASEGNVQCWREESFVAEDELPA, translated from the exons ATGGCGTTCCCAGAGCCGAGGCCAACGAAGCCGGAGCTGCCTCGGAAATCGGTGCGGAGCCTGCCCTGCCGCCAGGGAGCCGTGCGAGCCGTGCGCTTCAATG TTGATGGTCGATactgcctgacctgtggtagtgACAAGTCGCTGTCCCTGTGGAGCCCCCTGCGGGGGACATTGCTTCGGACTTACAGCGGCCACGGGGCCGAGGTGCTGGATGCTGCAGG CTCATTTGACAACAGCCGCCTGTGCTCTGGGGGGAGTGACCGAGCTGTTCTGTTTTGGGATGTGGCGTCAGGCCAGATTCTCCGAAAATTCCGTGGCCATGCAGGG AAGGTGAACTGTGTGCAGTTCAATGAAGAAGCCACAATAATTATATCTG GCTCCATTGATTCAAGTGTCCGATGCTGGGACTGCCGTTCACGACGCCCTGACCCTGTCCAGATCCTAGATGAAGCCAAGGATGGTATATCCAGTATAAAGCTGTCAGACCATGAGATCTTAGCAGG TTCTGTGGACGGACGTTCACGGCGCTATGACCTACGGATGGGAGAGCTGTATGCAGACTATGTGGGAA GTCCCATCACTTGTGTATGCTTTAGCAAAGATGGCCAGTGCACGCTTGTCTCTAGCCTCGACTCTTGCCTTCGACTCCTGGACAAAGATACAGGGGAGCTGCTGGGAGA GTACACAGGGCACAAGAATCATGAATACAAGCTGGACTGCTGCCTGAGTGAGCGAGATACCCATGTGGTCAGTGCCTCGGAGGACGGAAACGTCTACTTCTGGGACCTGGTAGAG GGCACTCTGGCTTTGACCCTGCCTGTGAGCCATGGTGTTGTCCAGTCCCTGGCCTTCCACCCCACCGAGCCCTGCCTGCTGACTGCGTCGGAAGGCAATGTCCAGTGCTGGCGAGAAGAGTCATTTGTAGCAGAGGACGAGTTACCTGCTTGA
- the WDR83OS gene encoding protein Asterix: MSVNNMSDPRRPNKVLRYKPPATENNPALEDPTPDYMNLLGMIFSMCGLMLKLKWCAWIAVYCSFISFANSRSSEDTKQMMSSFMLSISAVVMSYLQNPQPMTPPW; encoded by the exons ATGTCCGTGAACAACATGTCGGACCCCCGGCGGCCCAACAAGGTGCTCAG GTACAAGCCACCTGCCACGGAGAACAACCCGGCCCTGGAGGATCCGACCCCGGACTACATGAACCTGCTGGGAATGATCTTCAGCATGTGTGGCCTCATGCTCAAG TTGAAGTGGTGTGCCTGGATTGCTGTCTACTGTTCCTTCATCAGCTTTGCCAACTCTCGAAGCTCAGAAGATACCAAGCAGATGATGAGCAGCTTCAT GCTCTCCATTTCTGCTGTGGTGATGTCCTACCTCCAGAACCCTCAGCCTATGACGCCTCCGTGGTAG